The genomic window CGATCACGTAAAGGTACGCCGAAACGGTGAAGTATTGAAAGTGTGATGCCATATGcataaaaaacatatgaaaattaaaaaatatgcactttttttctaaaattgacaaaatatacaaaaaaatgcattttttatttttgtatttaaacttatCAACGTATAGAACGGATTTCTAGCTTGGTCTGCTATAAATTGAGAGCATACAGAAAAATATGCAACTCCTACAACTTCCGAGCCCTAGACTAATGTGTTTTCCGAAATAAAACTGTGGGTGTGATGTGTGATGCACACAACGGCGTATATTGATAGCCGCGGCAGCGTATATACAGTTAGTATAGTCGAGTATacgtgcaatattatattgcacacTCGACTACCCCAAACACTCGAAAAAGCTAAAAATGTGCCCCGCGATCTGGTCCACGTACTCGTGTTTGTTAACGTCCCCCGAGTGGGAAAACGAACGAATATTATGAAAGAGTTAAAGTGGCCTCTTCAATTCCTCCAGTGTCACGCCGCTGTATGTTATTGTGCTGCAGTGACGTGACAAATGCAAACTGAAACCCTTGATGTTAATAATCAGGACGCTCGAAACCGAACACACACATAATGATATGACATATTCATATGCacacgtgtatattataaatatagtaacgggtattatacctacctacatcctattataagtataattcacAGGTAAACGTAATAATTGCATACCGTTATGTAGcacaacatatatatatattgtatataaggTCGTCGTAAACTAATTTCACACGAGGCTTTAGGGTGCGATGAGACGTTGTCGTGATGCTGACTTACTATAATCATTATCGTTGTACTTCATTGCTTTACAGTTTAAATAACGCGTTGCTCACATCACTATAGCGTCGTTTGTAAATACTGAtcgtaataatgaaatttcgaaaatctattaaattaaagaattttatcTTCGTGAATCCTTCGAAAAATCGACCTGCAGTAcctagtacataatattataatatgtctgtAGTAACtctgaaaaatattcagaTCATTACAAACAACGTTCCGACTTATACAcccgatattaaaatataaggcGAATAGTCAGATAGTTGTCTAAACCGCCGGAACCAAACAACATCCTCAAACTCAAATAGAAttcttttcaaaaacaaacttaaccggtcaaatatataaaacaataacatcataataatattataatacgagtattctACATTTTTCGTGAACATCATTAATGCGGCGGTATAACCTAATTTTATCGAAAACCAATTTGCTCGTCCAATACAGCCTCAGATGCTGAGGATaacttctaataataataaaaacatattatgtacaatatgtgTAAAAGTGgcacacatatacacataaGTGGCATACAAATGTACGCACTacgcagtaataataataccgttCGGATTCTAATACATCTGCGCACTGCGCTTATTTGATACACATATAACAATTGCAAAGGGTATTTCAAATCAAATCTATAACAACGAGTATAGCTACCcacatattgatattttatattttaatacggtGGTTAAACTCGGATTGATTGTCGGCACTTTAAACGCAATTACATATAGCGGCGGatacaaattgaaaacaaacatACACCACTAACAGTGTCGCGCACTCgcatcgtatataatatattataacctttaCACGTTATGTGTAGTGTaatgtatatcaaaataataaatatgtggcGGGCGCGGGTGGACTGTTAAATTTCACGCCGTcgcgtaatttataaaatgtgtacgtCGGTGCAGTGGCGGTGGTGTACATTATGCTTGAAATTAGGAATTCAACCTTACCACTCCCCAAcgttactttaaatttatattagtgtgtcgtatgaaaatataaatatttaagactcTATAGACCGGGTGGTTGGTTTTTTacgtgtgtaatataataaaatataataattcacgcAACcgctttgaataatataataatatatacaccaaCATAACAAACATAACacacaacaattaaaaagCTAAGAGAGTTTAAAAATGCctcctattaatatttttattattattaaacgacatgatattatagtgatataatagaaatagtaAAAGAAGTTTAAGGAAGTATTAACTAATTCACCTCaccatgtaataaaataacagttaatagaaaaacaatttaaaatacaaaatctgtgcataatacctactatagttGAAATACttcttactttaaaaatatgtataaatataaatgttgcatgtaaatacataatatccatacaaataattaataaatgaaaattggaAATTAATGCGATTTGGATTCGGGTAATGTACTTACTATTAGAGACAAAGACCTCGGGGTTCAATTCCTCCTTTATGCACGGTTCCgtttcagtttttaattagaaacGTTCGAATCCATAGCCGAGCTAAATATGTCCTCCTCAAACGGCATAAACAATACCCATTTCCATCAATTAAAATGAGCTACAACAGGATACAATTGAGACTTAGTGCGGAAAACCGTAAAaccaaaatagtattatagtccCGTGGCtgaattctaaatttaaaattaacaaatttatccaataatattaatctaaccGCATAAAATGAtgcgtgtattattattattatgatgagtGCTCGTGTATGCGACAGTTTAAatcgttgaaaaaataatattcgccAACAGGAATGCGAATTTGTTTCGGTCCGACGTCGATACGTACATgtgtaagaaaaaataataataatagagacGTGAAAAGGCGCTACGTCTCCCCGAACGGCTTCCCAGCGGGAGGACTTATTCTCTTTGCCGAGAAAACGTTGACCTGCAGACAATACGAGTGTAATGTACAATAAGACTACAcgtcataacaaaaaaaaaaaaaaaaaaatgtatgaatataggtatttaatttccgagaaaaaatgtatcgtTCTCGCAGCCGAACGCAGGACATCGAGGTAAGGCTACCCACGGTTGTTTAGTTTAAGCATAcgtatagtttaaaatgttcaaataaataaaaacgtaacCCGACCTAACCCgctcgtataaaataaaatatatcgacGCGTGTTCAGCGTGCGCAATGACAAAAATACTCCCCCCCCCAAACCCGCTGCGATGCCCCTAAGGTAAAAGAGGCTTTCGGGGCAACGAAATCGACCTACATACATGCACGCACGTGCGTTCCTCCCACGTGACTgtacgttattatatattattgtattatattattataaaacacacgCGATATTATATGCAGCCGGAGAGACTGCGCAGTGCACGTGCATGTGTTATGGATAAAATACAACGCTCTATTGCGAAgacaaatgataataacacATACCTGCTACGCGCGCCTCGGCACGgtaatatagtttttgaaaaaccaAATGAACGAAAACATATATAAGGGACGAAAATACCTGCATACACACACCCCGTCGCGATCACGTTTTACCGTCTACTCACGTACCGTCGTCATACCCCCGCAGATCCGAAAATCCCGAAAATCGTGGCGTCGGcgatgacgataataatagACGGTACACACTCGTCGTCGGATACGTCCGGCCCGGGGAGTCGGATCCCGTCGAACagtgattattattacgcgACACGAAATCGTCGGTTCGCCGGTTTCGTTCATTACGGTcgtgttgtaatattatataactaataacaacaataacataatacctacctaggcGTACCTGTACGGGTGTTCTGTGTATAGTGTTCGGGTACAACGCTCGGTTCGTGTCATCCGTGGTGTGTTTAGACCGGACATTccgaatgataaaatatgacgTTGATAGAGGaatgtactatattttatggcCTATTGTATAGGAGAGAGAGCGGGTGATGTACGACGTATTGACTAAAAAATACCCGCCGCGAGAACGTGTACTTATCGTTTCAAAGGCGATTTTTCCGAAGCCAAACATTTATGGGACGCTATATCCTCATACAGAATCTTCCCTATCCCTCCTCCCTACCCCGTGTTTTAAATGGGCAAGTTTTATCACCAAACATTTGTAAAGATTTCGACCATTTTGTGTTTAACATCatatcgtttaaataatattagcttATAACGATATTCGATTTGAAATAGATGTTTAGCCGCCCAAAATGATTCAAACATCatgatttttggaataaatatattgttcaaggactatattatacatgtatagccaccaaaattattactataacaatGAGCTACCACGACTATTTCCACTAGTGCGTTTATACGCTGAAAatccgattataatattatattaacgatACACTCGTTTATCACGCGTgtcgatattatttttcgaaaattttcaaatctaacctaacctagccCCAATGGGGCCAATAGGGGTTTCAAATTTTGTGTGACGGAAttacttttctaaaaatgttttatattctcGAAAATAACTATCGCATTTCAGTATCGTACACGGACATTGGaacatgaatataattaaaatatattatgtgtaatacgcGTTATAATCCAAAGTTTTTCTCCGCTATTTGACGTTCCCACCGCTTGCCCCCTTACAACAGGTATTCGCAATATAAcggaattattttttcgacgatttttcatattttcaatgcCGActactgaaaaattaaatatatttgaacaaGTGTTATCAGATTAAGAGGTTAAGGTTTGTCACGCATTTTTAGACTTAACTCACGCGACACGCTATATTTTCCGATATAGTCTAGGAATAGTAAAAatcattagaattattatttaaatgtaattataataatcaaacgaATTATGCGGTTAAGTAGTTTTCTCAGCATACATACCACGTGTATCGTAgccagatttatttttttgtttttattgaagaTCCATCTATTCGTAACcgtgatttttacaaaacaagtCGGTacacttttttcaatttattgtattattttttcacacaCGCTCATATTAACAAGTGCTTGTTGacgatttcaataaatatttgtagaaaGTTGTACAAACAGCCCcgttaaaacacaaaataatgtaaaaactcGAAAAcaaggtacataaaaaaacactcaTACCATTCTTAAGATGAAACCGGTTTCAGTGACAAGAAGAgagtaaacaaattaataaaattacggaTTTCCACTTATTTATATCGTGCTTGTGCAGCAACACCTTTTCTcgatttcgtttttattttttaaattattatttcttaatatgtatgtatacatattttcacaCAACAACAACTGACCGCTGTGGACGAGTAacacgattaaaatattatcatctcCGAGTGTACTTATcacatacttatttaaatttatttctcgATTTTGATCATAATTCACTTTTTCAACacgttgtaatataaaaatctattgtaattacttattaataatgttataaatctaatcttacaataattaccACAATAAGGGATGATtatcgattttattatatataccacaGCCCCTATACAAAAAAGGTGTAATAAATCACCTGACAAAACTGTAAGATTTTGATTTgacagattttaattttaaaaatggattttgatttatactatacgtttaatgtgtttaaatcgaaacgatttttatcatttgtattttcagcagaagtaatttattttttttttttttaatagctgttttataagataatcaatttttgaaaaactaaaaattgctgtaattaaaacataataaacttgataatgaattaaaatccaTTCAACCTTGGTCCTACAATTTTGTCAAgtgatatcatattttatatcgttTCTTAAAACGAtaagtaatttgaaaatagaaaCCGTAATATCCATTAAAAGTTGCACCTGCAAGTTCGGaagaacattaataaaaaataaccattataaTCAATCAGGACATACAATTTCAAGATTGCTCTCACGTACTGACaagtttccaaaaaaaattaaattaataatttgccaATATGTTTTTCTTATAACATAGTAGGAGACAATATTTTAGACATACACTACATATTAAACGACGCCTGAAAAAACTTATGCATAGACAACACAACATACAGAGAAATCGAAAAATCTGGGAACTCTTTTGTATAgtagatttttattacataaccaACTAAGAACCATGTCATTGAATGGGTGTATTAAatctgaattaaaatattaaccattGCATGTGAAACTAACTCTAAAAGGAGGTTACCTTTATTTCTAAggacatatttttacaatttatttaataaataaatataatataatatactaatatcacAGTAATcagcaaattttttttatatttatttactattaataatatgatattagtcgtaattaaatataatttatctactcTCATGCAAATATGCTATTGAAGTTTTTAAACACCTACACACAAAATGTGCTGAATTATCGCTTAAATACCGATCCTATACACAAAGAAAACAACAAACACATTTCCTAAAAAACCAGCTAAGAAATTAGAAAACacgagtattataatttataataataataatttattattattaatattatttttgttgcagTTTATAGTCGACAAATGACAATGTTTTTATACCATTAAAATTCAATCACTCTAGTTTAATAcataactgttattattataataaattaaaatatgtttacaacCGTCGTCGTTTACGCGTGTGGGCGGACGCTTAGACTCttcaaataatctaataatatttaagtacccGTAGGCGTTAGGGGTAgactaaaaatatcttaattctCCGGAATACTTCAAAAACAGGTCTTTGCTGTTTTAGCTCATCAGGAAAGGCGGAAACGCcgaaatgcatattattacaatgaacaatattaagaatacgaaataataatccaTCAAGGGCTTTGttttggttattaaaataactttcataaacatcaaataaaatctgattttcgtttcatttttagaataataataatttatacgccTTCTTATGTGatgtaaaaatagtattttgcgCTCGATACCATCAAATCCTACTatcaagtaattattatttctaccgGTCATAACGATAAACGAATATTTtgctgtaatatttttacctaaaacTTTCTTGAAGTCTCTCGAGaacttttattatgatataaaccGCGGTGTCTACAGCTCTGTTTGATCACTGCTTCATCTCCCTTTCCGACATAGCGGTCATATTCTCATACCACCACATCGCATATCactgaaaaaaagttttttttcaaacacacCATTGAATGTATTTTCCGTTTGTTGCCTCGGCCCCGCACAGGTAACCGGAGTCAGCAACCTCGGTGACGCGCTGGTGCAGGCCAACGCCAAAGGATTTCCGGCAGGATTGTTGTACAACGTAGCTGGACTGGAGGGCCGTTCGGGCAACAGCAAGGAGCAACTAGCCAAGGCCCTGGACTCGCCGAAAGTGCAGGAGGAGGCGCGTAAGGCAGCCGTCGAGTATGCGGTAAAGGACCTGCCGACAAGCCGCGAGAACACGGAAGGTTACTGCGCGTACTCGTGGCTGAGATGGTTGCCGTTCATGGACTGCGATCAGCAACCGGCGGCAGCCACCGAGGTCCGACAGGCTATTCAGCTGATCAACAACAAACGGAACTGTATGCGGTAAACACACAATAGcacgatattattacaatattaattataataaaacgacaAAAAATTTAgcacggttttttttttttttaatattatataatttatatactcaaacataatatatgataatatactatttatattttattgaataataaaaaataacagtcgTTATGTGTAAAACGcacaacactatattattatgtagtacctttataaattataatatagttacctaTCTACGTAACTCTACGGtgaatataagaaataatttacagacaattaatgcataatatttacacatactATAATACCACGAACAACGGTAAGTAGTGTTCTCTATGCTATGCGAACGGCTTATTACGggaaattaaaacaaacaaaaattaaattagtaaaacgaATTGcttgtacacaaaataaagaacatcgcatgtacctattactattaataaattataataatatttgttctaCGTAATAGTTTTACAAAGAA from Aphis gossypii isolate Hap1 chromosome 1, ASM2018417v2, whole genome shotgun sequence includes these protein-coding regions:
- the LOC114127468 gene encoding uncharacterized protein LOC114127468, with protein sequence MIWTNYLVVCILSIAASPLLPPPVTGVSNLGDALVQANAKGFPAGLLYNVAGLEGRSGNSKEQLAKALDSPKVQEEARKAAVEYAVKDLPTSRENTEGYCAYSWLRWLPFMDCDQQPAAATEVRQAIQLINNKRNCMR